The DNA sequence CGAGAGACGCTTTGGATAGTTCGCGTGGGGGTTGATACACCATCTGACTGCGCCTTCTTGTCTTACCCCTCGCCAACTCATCTCTCTTCCATCTCGCCCTGACGGAAGCGGGGGATGGATCGGTAGGGTTGTAGTCGCTAACCATCGGATAAGACACCTGCTTCCAAGGCATCGAGGCGGCCACGCAACCCTTTAGTCTAGAAAGAGCTGACACCAGGTCTCGCATGACGTACCCAACAGCCAAGCATATTCACTGTCTCGGTCGCACTACATGGTAGAGATAATGCCATCTCAGAACGCCATCACGTTCGTAGGCCAGCTCGAGCTCAGCTTTCAGATGTCATGCATGACCAGAGGCAGCTGACTTGGTCTATATACGAGCTCGTCACCGATCAGAACCGCATTCTTCGGTCAAGCAGAGTAGTCACATACTTTACCACTCAGACCTCGCCTTGATATTGAGGTGCGATAAGAGATGGAGCTATTTGAGGACGAGATCGGTGAAAGAATGTTCGTCGACGAGTAGGTGTAACTGGCAGTATCTTGTGTGACCAGCTATTACGCCGTGGTAAGTGTGGAACAGACCCTAGAGAAGAGTGAGATGAATTGTGCTgggtagagaaggagaaggaaCGGGACGAGTATGCTAACCGATATTTCCCGATTCTTCTCAACCATCCGACAGAAGAGGTCTTCTCTGATCTGGTTTCTAGGCTGAAAACGAGACATGGACCTGACAGTAATCTTGTAGCATCTGCTCGCTGACTTCAAAACGTGTCATCTCTTCACATTCCAGCTCCTTCACCAGCAACGATCCCCACGTACACAACAACCGTAGACCACCATTTTCATGAAACGAATAAAATTCCCAAATCCTACGAAATCTCCCATGAGAAAAATACACTCTGGCATAGAGGAGCCTTTGTACGTGCCGCCGTGAACTTTTCGCTGCGCCTTTGTTACGCCGTTCCAACGCCTGCATCATGCTCTTGCCTTCTCTTCTCTCTTGTTGCGTGATTACACGCAAGCTCTTCAGTCCCTCTCAATATCCACATCTGCACCACTTCCACTCCTGCTGAACACCCTCGTCCCTCGATCGATTGCCAATTCCCGGTAGACATTTAGATCTTCTCCGCGACCTTGTTCTCTGCACCGAGTTAGCTTCCATCCCTACTACTCAACCATCACCCTTCCACCCCTCTCCACCGCCTCATGCGCCTACAACCCtagagaagaagaaaactTACTCTGCTGTGTCAAAAGCAGTCCATACCGCTTCTTAATCGTAACGCGATGGCGCGAGTACTTGTCATCAGGTGAAAAGCGCGCTGGATGCGCACTCTTGCTAACCTCGCCATCGATGACCTTTTTCAGCGTGTAAATGCGCTTGCTCGGGTTCGCCGGGTCGGGGATGTACATTAGATGCATGCTGTGTGCGTTGTTAGAAAGCCGCTCACTCGTCTATGTTTGTGTGGCTGCGTGGCTGGAGGAGACGAACATTGCGGTTTTTAGATTTCTTGATTTTGCGATTTATTCGGCTGAATTGAGGTGAGGCGCGGGGATGCGACAGGTTGCGGTGGGTATTGAGGTTGCGTTCGCGATATGGAGGGAGCTTTGGGTCAAATTCGCGGGCGGGAGTTTTTTCTGCGGACCACCGAGCTACCTGCCAAGACTATGCATCCCTGTCCCCCGTTGTTCGCGTCGGTACCAGGATATGTGTTTGGCTGGTTTGCATCCATCACGGAAGTTCCACATCACCCACTTTACCGCGACGCCGACCTTGGGACGCAACGAGCATACTATCCCAGGAAATTTACCTAGGAAAAGCCTGAGGGTTTGATACACCTTGGCTAAGAATCCAAC is a window from the Pyrenophora tritici-repentis strain M4 chromosome 7, whole genome shotgun sequence genome containing:
- a CDS encoding Zn-ribbon RNA-binding protein, yielding MHLMYIPDPANPSKRIYTLKKVIDGEVSKSAHPARFSPDDKYSRHRVTIKKRYGLLLTQQKNKVAEKI